In Holophagales bacterium, one DNA window encodes the following:
- a CDS encoding glycosyltransferase family 2 protein yields MSGPPRVAAIVLNYNGRELTLATLRSLAQVDYPDFALVHVDNGSSDGSSAAVATELPTVRQIRTEENLGISGGLNLGIRWAMREGFDYLMLCNNDIEADRSLVTEMVAVGERSPTVGCVGPKTYYFYGDRRRLWAAGGSLRFHEAVTRERGMGQIDAGQFDRDDEVGYVNGCCMLIKRAALAATGLWDPVYHVSVEDADWCQRMKRAGFSCWYAHRARLWHMVSPTTGGYTAGRTFRTARSTAIFVRKYARWWQWASYLAWTAVALPAAFLRELPRGNQQAVVAKLRGMRAGLAEPLPALPQFAAEELRGRLSTS; encoded by the coding sequence ATGAGCGGCCCGCCGCGCGTCGCTGCGATCGTCCTCAACTACAACGGCCGCGAGCTTACCCTCGCGACCCTGCGCAGCCTCGCGCAGGTCGACTATCCGGACTTCGCCCTGGTGCATGTCGACAACGGATCGAGCGACGGTTCGTCGGCAGCCGTGGCGACCGAGCTGCCGACGGTGCGACAGATCCGCACCGAAGAGAACCTCGGCATCTCGGGAGGGCTCAATCTCGGCATCCGCTGGGCGATGCGCGAAGGATTCGACTACCTGATGCTGTGCAACAACGACATCGAGGCCGACCGGTCGCTGGTCACCGAGATGGTGGCCGTGGGCGAGCGTTCGCCCACCGTCGGCTGTGTCGGTCCCAAGACGTACTACTTCTACGGAGATCGGCGACGCCTGTGGGCGGCCGGAGGCTCGCTGCGCTTCCACGAGGCCGTGACGCGCGAGCGCGGGATGGGGCAGATCGATGCCGGGCAGTTCGATCGCGACGACGAGGTCGGCTACGTGAACGGCTGCTGCATGCTGATCAAGCGCGCGGCGCTGGCGGCTACCGGCCTGTGGGACCCCGTGTACCACGTCTCGGTCGAGGATGCCGACTGGTGTCAGCGGATGAAGCGCGCGGGCTTTTCCTGCTGGTACGCGCATCGGGCTCGGCTCTGGCACATGGTCTCGCCGACCACGGGGGGCTACACTGCCGGACGGACCTTTCGCACCGCCCGTTCGACGGCGATCTTCGTCCGCAAGTACGCCCGCTGGTGGCAGTGGGCGAGTTATCTGGCCTGGACCGCGGTGGCCTTGCCCGCCGCGTTCCTCCGCGAGCTGCCCCGCGGCAATCAGCAAGCCGTCGTGGCGAAGCTTCGTGGGATGCGTGCCGGGCTCGCCGAGCCGCTGCCGGCGCTGCCGCAGTTTGCCGCCGAGGAGTTGCGCGGCCGACTCTCGACCTCCTGA
- a CDS encoding acyl-CoA dehydrogenase family protein, giving the protein MSPASDAGIDFSLSEEQELLRQEVRRFAEERVRPGARERDRLHEFPRQIVREAGEMGLLGMLVDERHGGGGCDPLTYCLAVEEIARACPSTAVTMSVTNSVCCWPIAHFGSEALQAEVLPELASGEVLGGLCLTEPGAGSDPGSMQTLARRDGDDWVLEGEKAWITNAGVGKWFVTLARTDPQAGKRGISAFVVCAESPGFEVGAPEEKLGLRASRTAAVRFAGCRVPASRMLGAPGEGMKIALATLDHSRLGIAAQAVGIHQRALDLAIAYTQERVQFGVPIVEHQAVRFTLAKMATELAAARHLTYAAASVAERRADAGRFASEAKLYASEAANRACWDALQLHGGNGFSEEYEIARLYRDVRVTAIYEGTSEMQRLVIARHLLPR; this is encoded by the coding sequence ATGAGCCCTGCGTCCGACGCGGGTATCGATTTCTCGCTGAGCGAGGAGCAGGAGCTCCTGCGCCAGGAGGTCCGCCGTTTCGCCGAGGAGCGGGTGCGGCCAGGGGCGCGCGAGCGCGATCGTCTGCACGAGTTCCCGCGCCAGATCGTCCGCGAAGCGGGCGAGATGGGACTGCTCGGCATGCTGGTCGACGAGCGCCACGGCGGTGGCGGATGCGATCCGTTGACCTACTGCCTCGCCGTGGAGGAGATCGCCCGGGCCTGTCCGTCGACCGCCGTCACGATGAGCGTCACCAACTCGGTCTGCTGCTGGCCGATCGCTCATTTCGGCAGCGAGGCGCTGCAGGCCGAGGTGCTGCCGGAATTGGCGAGCGGCGAGGTGCTCGGCGGTCTGTGCCTCACCGAGCCGGGAGCCGGCAGCGACCCCGGCTCGATGCAGACCCTCGCGCGGCGCGATGGCGACGACTGGGTGCTCGAGGGTGAGAAGGCGTGGATCACCAACGCCGGCGTCGGCAAGTGGTTCGTCACGCTCGCCCGCACCGACCCGCAGGCGGGCAAGCGCGGCATCAGCGCCTTCGTCGTCTGCGCCGAGAGCCCCGGATTCGAGGTCGGCGCTCCGGAGGAGAAGCTCGGGCTGCGCGCCTCGCGCACCGCGGCCGTGCGCTTCGCCGGTTGTCGCGTTCCCGCGTCGCGGATGCTGGGTGCGCCGGGCGAGGGGATGAAGATCGCCCTCGCGACCCTCGATCACTCGCGCCTCGGCATCGCCGCCCAGGCGGTGGGCATCCACCAGCGGGCGCTCGACCTGGCGATCGCCTACACGCAGGAGCGGGTGCAGTTCGGCGTGCCGATCGTCGAGCATCAGGCGGTGCGCTTCACTCTGGCGAAGATGGCCACCGAGCTGGCGGCGGCGCGTCATCTGACCTATGCGGCGGCCTCGGTTGCCGAACGTCGGGCCGACGCCGGGCGTTTCGCCTCGGAAGCCAAGCTCTACGCCTCCGAGGCGGCCAATCGTGCCTGCTGGGACGCGCTGCAGCTGCACGGGGGCAATGGCTTCTCCGAGGAGTACGAGATCGCCCGGCTCTACCGCGACGTGCGGGTCACGGCGATCTACGAGGGGACGAGCGAGATGCAGCGGCTCGTCATCGCTCGCCACCTGCTGCCGCGCTAG
- a CDS encoding acyl-CoA dehydrogenase has translation MRIELNEEQTLLRDTVRRFADEVVRPRAKEIDESGEFPREFYDQAGELGLAGVAVPEEYGGAGMDVVSYCLMMEEVSRACASSGVILSVNNSLVCDPLLNFGSEEQKREFLVPLASGKKLGCFALTEPEAGSDPAGMRSTATRDGGDYLLNGGKVFITNGLAADVAIVFASSDLAKKHKGISAFIVPMETPGVSRGGHQYKLGVQASGTTELYFENARIPERYRLGAEGDGFKIAMATLDGGRIGIAAQAVGIAQAAFEEALKYSQERQQFGKAIAGFQAIQFYLADMAVELDAARLLTWKAAWTKQQKKRFSLEAAQAKLYASEVAQRVTNKALQIHGGYGYTREYNVERYFRDARITEIYEGTSEIQKLVIADQILRRS, from the coding sequence ATGCGCATCGAGCTCAACGAGGAGCAGACCCTGCTGCGGGACACCGTGCGGCGGTTCGCCGACGAGGTCGTCCGGCCGCGGGCCAAGGAGATCGACGAGAGCGGCGAGTTCCCGCGGGAGTTCTACGACCAGGCCGGAGAGCTCGGGCTGGCCGGCGTCGCGGTCCCGGAGGAGTACGGCGGTGCCGGGATGGACGTCGTCTCCTACTGCCTGATGATGGAGGAGGTGTCGCGCGCCTGCGCCTCGAGCGGCGTGATCCTCTCGGTGAACAACTCGCTGGTCTGCGATCCGCTGCTCAATTTCGGCAGCGAAGAGCAGAAGCGCGAGTTCCTCGTGCCGCTGGCTTCGGGCAAGAAGCTCGGCTGCTTCGCGCTCACCGAGCCGGAAGCCGGGAGCGACCCGGCGGGCATGCGTTCGACGGCGACGCGCGACGGCGGCGACTACCTGCTCAACGGCGGCAAGGTCTTCATCACCAACGGGCTCGCGGCGGACGTGGCGATCGTCTTCGCCTCGAGCGACCTGGCGAAGAAGCACAAGGGGATCAGCGCCTTCATCGTGCCGATGGAGACGCCCGGCGTGAGCCGCGGGGGTCACCAGTACAAGCTGGGAGTCCAGGCCTCGGGCACCACCGAGCTCTACTTCGAGAACGCCCGGATCCCCGAGCGCTACCGGCTCGGCGCCGAGGGCGACGGCTTCAAGATCGCCATGGCGACGCTCGACGGCGGGCGGATCGGGATCGCCGCTCAGGCGGTGGGCATCGCCCAGGCGGCGTTCGAAGAGGCGCTCAAGTACTCGCAGGAGCGGCAGCAGTTCGGCAAGGCGATCGCCGGCTTCCAGGCGATCCAGTTCTACCTCGCCGACATGGCGGTGGAGCTCGACGCCGCGCGGCTGCTCACCTGGAAGGCGGCGTGGACCAAGCAGCAGAAGAAGCGCTTCAGCCTCGAGGCGGCCCAGGCCAAGCTCTATGCCTCCGAGGTCGCCCAGCGGGTGACCAACAAGGCGTTGCAGATTCACGGTGGCTACGGCTATACCCGCGAGTACAACGTCGAACGCTACTTCCGCGACGCGCGGATTACCGAGATCTACGAAGGGACGAGCGAGATCCAGAAGCTCGTCATCGCCGACCAGATCCTGCGGCGGAGCTAG
- a CDS encoding sigma-54-dependent Fis family transcriptional regulator — translation MTTSYRASVLVVDDEQAIRESLRMILEFEGYRVDEAADGHAALRFLAERRPDAVLLDIKMPELDGLAVLRDLRERGHDLPVVMITGHGDVQTALEATRRGAFDFLEKPLARDRVLLSLRNAVEAYRLQRDARRQRGELDELVGVSAAMRKVRETIELAAPTVATVLITGESGTGKELVAREIHQLSPRRERPFVQVNCAAIPEELIESELFGHEKGSFTGAMRKQTGKFVAADGGTIFLDEIGDMSPRTQAKVLRVLQNGEVEPVGAERVVRVNVRVVAATNRDLAADIESGRFREDLFYRLNVVPLRTPALREHIEDLPALVVHFVRLFSEGNNYRSKTFSPEALELLRSLPWKGNVRELKNLVERLLILTPGDSIDRAAVLAAVGAAQPDIGQALLAIRTLREFRDEAERLFLLRKLEENAWNVTQTAQAIDTPRSNLYKKMEQYEIRRPGDAEPG, via the coding sequence ATGACGACTTCCTATCGCGCCTCCGTGCTCGTCGTCGACGACGAGCAGGCGATCCGCGAGAGCTTGCGGATGATTCTCGAGTTCGAGGGCTACCGTGTCGACGAGGCGGCGGATGGCCATGCGGCGCTGCGCTTCCTGGCCGAGCGGCGGCCCGACGCGGTGCTGCTCGACATCAAGATGCCGGAGCTCGACGGGCTCGCCGTGCTGCGCGACCTTCGCGAGCGTGGCCACGATCTGCCGGTGGTGATGATCACCGGGCACGGCGACGTGCAGACGGCGTTGGAAGCCACGCGCCGCGGCGCCTTCGACTTCCTCGAGAAGCCTCTGGCCCGCGATCGCGTCCTGCTCTCGCTGCGCAACGCCGTCGAGGCGTACCGCTTGCAGCGCGACGCCCGCCGTCAACGCGGCGAGCTCGACGAGCTGGTCGGCGTCTCCGCGGCGATGCGCAAAGTGCGCGAGACGATCGAGCTCGCGGCCCCGACGGTGGCGACCGTACTGATCACCGGCGAGAGCGGGACCGGCAAGGAGCTGGTGGCGCGCGAGATCCACCAGCTCTCGCCGCGTCGCGAGCGTCCGTTCGTGCAGGTCAACTGCGCGGCCATCCCGGAGGAGTTGATCGAGTCGGAGCTCTTCGGCCACGAGAAGGGGAGCTTCACCGGGGCGATGCGCAAGCAGACCGGCAAATTCGTCGCCGCCGACGGGGGGACCATCTTCCTCGACGAGATCGGCGACATGTCGCCCCGGACGCAGGCCAAGGTCCTGCGGGTGCTGCAGAACGGCGAAGTGGAGCCGGTTGGCGCCGAGCGGGTGGTGCGCGTCAACGTGCGGGTGGTGGCGGCGACCAACCGCGACCTCGCTGCCGACATCGAGTCCGGGCGCTTCCGCGAAGACCTCTTCTATCGCCTGAATGTCGTGCCGCTGAGGACGCCGGCACTGCGTGAGCACATCGAGGACCTGCCGGCCCTCGTCGTGCACTTCGTTCGCCTCTTCTCGGAAGGGAACAACTACCGCTCGAAGACGTTCTCGCCGGAGGCGCTCGAGCTGTTGCGCTCGCTGCCCTGGAAGGGCAACGTGCGCGAGCTCAAGAACCTGGTCGAGCGGCTCCTCATCCTGACCCCCGGCGATTCCATCGACCGCGCGGCGGTGCTCGCGGCGGTGGGTGCGGCCCAGCCCGACATCGGCCAGGCGCTGCTGGCGATCCGCACGCTGCGCGAGTTCCGCGACGAGGCCGAGCGGCTCTTCCTGCTGCGCAAGCTCGAGGAGAACGCGTGGAACGTCACCCAGACGGCGCAGGCGATCGACACGCCGCGCTCGAACCTCTACAAGAAGATGGAGCAGTATGAGATCCGACGCCCCGGAGATGCCGAGCCCGGCTGA
- a CDS encoding orotate phosphoribosyltransferase, with protein MPSPADAAELIALLEECGALRRGHFLLSSGLHSSAYVQCALLLEEPRRARWVGERLGRRLAGLTPDSVLSPALGGVIVGHEVAAALGVPFRFVERDGERLALRRGFTLRPGERVVVVEDVVTTGKSTRETMELAVALGAEPVGVGAILDRSRDEAPFALPFAALGRLDLPAHAPDACPLCAAGGRAEKPGSRPQPSASR; from the coding sequence ATGCCGAGCCCGGCTGATGCGGCCGAGCTGATCGCCCTGCTGGAAGAGTGTGGAGCCCTGCGGCGAGGTCACTTCCTCCTCTCCTCCGGCCTTCACTCGAGCGCCTACGTCCAGTGTGCGCTGCTGCTCGAGGAGCCTCGCCGGGCCCGCTGGGTGGGCGAGCGGCTGGGAAGGCGACTGGCGGGCCTCACCCCCGATTCGGTCCTGTCGCCAGCGCTCGGCGGGGTGATCGTCGGCCACGAGGTGGCAGCGGCTCTCGGTGTGCCGTTCCGCTTCGTCGAACGCGACGGCGAACGGCTGGCCCTGCGGCGGGGCTTCACGCTGCGGCCGGGGGAGCGCGTCGTGGTGGTGGAGGACGTAGTGACCACGGGCAAGTCGACGCGCGAGACGATGGAGCTCGCGGTGGCGCTGGGGGCCGAGCCGGTGGGCGTCGGAGCGATCCTCGACCGCAGCCGCGACGAGGCGCCGTTCGCGCTCCCCTTCGCCGCCCTCGGCAGGCTCGACCTTCCGGCTCACGCCCCCGACGCGTGTCCGCTCTGCGCGGCGGGTGGCCGGGCGGAGAAGCCGGGGAGCCGTCCTCAGCCGAGCGCTTCGCGGTAG